In a genomic window of Lagopus muta isolate bLagMut1 chromosome 2, bLagMut1 primary, whole genome shotgun sequence:
- the FOXA2 gene encoding hepatocyte nuclear factor 3-beta isoform X2 codes for MLGAVKMEGHEHTDWSNYYGEPESYSSVSNMNAGLGMNSMNTYMTMSAMSTTANMTAATSMNMSYANTGMSPSLAGMSPGAGAMAGMGSAGVAGMGAHLSPSMSPMGGQAGSMNALAPYTNMNSMSPIYGQSNLNRSRDPKTYRRSYTHAKPPYSYISLITMAIQQSPNKMLTLSEIYQWIMDLFPFYRQNQQRWQNSIRHSLSFNDCFLKVPRSPDKPGKGSFWTLHPDSGNMFENGCYLRRQKRFKCEKQLATKDGGGGKKGPGQPPSQPLGEGSSSGGSEGSAGAESPASASPCRDHKRALAELKGAAAGPSPGEPSAASPAQHLLAPPHAGLPHDAHLKPEHHYAFNHPFSINNLMSSSEQQHHHHPHHHHHPSHKMDLKAYEQVMHYSGYASPVPASLAMGPVTNKNPLESSPLAGETSYYQGVYSRPIMNSS; via the exons ATGCTGGGAGCGGTGAAAATGGAAGGCCATGAGCACACGGACTGGAGCAACTACTACGGGGAGCCCGAG AGCTACTCCTCGGTGAGCAACATGAACGCAGGGCTGGGCATGAACAGCATGAACACGTACATGACCATGTCGGCCATGAGCACCACGGCCAACATGACTGCAGCCACCTCCATGAACATGTCCTACGCCAACACGGGCATGAGCCCTTCACTCGCTGGCATGTCCCCAGGTGCGGGGGCCATGGCCGGCATGGGCTCGGCCGGTGTGGCAGGGATGGGTGCCCACCTGAGCCCCAGCATGAGCCCCATGGGAGGCCAAGCGGGCTCAATGAACGCCCTGGCCCCCTACACCAACATGAATTCCATGAGCCCCATCTACGGGCAGTCCAACCTCAACCGTTCGCGGGACCCCAAGACGTACCGGCGGAGCTACACGCACGCCAAGCCCCCCTACTCCTACATCTCGCTCATCACCATGGCCATCCAACAGTCTCCCAACAAGATGCTGACGCTGAGCGAGATCTACCAGTGGATCATGGACCTCTTCCCCTTCTACCGCCAGAACCAGCAGCGTTGGCAGAACAGCATCCGCCACTCGCTTTCCTTCAACGACTGCTTCCTCAAGGTGCCCCGCTCCCCGGACAAGCCGGGCAAAGGCTCCTTCTGGACGCTGCACCCCGACTCGGGCAACATGTTTGAGAATGGCTGCTACCTGCGGCGCCAGAAGCGCTTCAAGTGTGAGAAGCAGCTGGCGACCAAGGACGGCGGTGGGGGCAAGAAGGGGCCGGGGCAGCCCCCCAGCCAGCCACTGGGAGAGGGCAGCTCCTCGGGGGGCTCTGAGGGCTCGGCAGGCGCCGAGTCACCGGCGAGCGCCTCGCCGTGCCGGGACCACAAGCGCGCCCTGGCCGAGCTGAAGGGTGCAGCGGCGGGGCCGAGCCCCGGGGAGCCGTCGGCGGCCTCTCCGGCTCAGCACCTGCTGGCCCCGCCGCACGCCGGGCTGCCCCACGACGCCCACCTCAAGCCCGAGCACCACTACGCCTTCAACCACCCCTTCTCCATCAACAACCTGATGTCGTCCTccgagcagcagcaccaccaccacccgcaccaccaccaccacccctcGCACAAAATGGACCTCAAGGCCTACGAGCAGGTGATGCACTACTCGGGCTACGCCTCGCCCGTGCCCGCCAGCCTGGCCATGGGGCCCGTAACGAACAAAAACCCATTGGAGTCCTCCCCTTTGGCCGGAGAGACTTCTTACTACCAAGGTGTGTATTCCCGGCCCATCATGAACTCCTCCTAA
- the FOXA2 gene encoding hepatocyte nuclear factor 3-beta isoform X1 has product MHSTSSMLGAVKMEGHEHTDWSNYYGEPESYSSVSNMNAGLGMNSMNTYMTMSAMSTTANMTAATSMNMSYANTGMSPSLAGMSPGAGAMAGMGSAGVAGMGAHLSPSMSPMGGQAGSMNALAPYTNMNSMSPIYGQSNLNRSRDPKTYRRSYTHAKPPYSYISLITMAIQQSPNKMLTLSEIYQWIMDLFPFYRQNQQRWQNSIRHSLSFNDCFLKVPRSPDKPGKGSFWTLHPDSGNMFENGCYLRRQKRFKCEKQLATKDGGGGKKGPGQPPSQPLGEGSSSGGSEGSAGAESPASASPCRDHKRALAELKGAAAGPSPGEPSAASPAQHLLAPPHAGLPHDAHLKPEHHYAFNHPFSINNLMSSSEQQHHHHPHHHHHPSHKMDLKAYEQVMHYSGYASPVPASLAMGPVTNKNPLESSPLAGETSYYQGVYSRPIMNSS; this is encoded by the exons ATGCACTCCACTTCCAGTATGCTGGGAGCGGTGAAAATGGAAGGCCATGAGCACACGGACTGGAGCAACTACTACGGGGAGCCCGAG AGCTACTCCTCGGTGAGCAACATGAACGCAGGGCTGGGCATGAACAGCATGAACACGTACATGACCATGTCGGCCATGAGCACCACGGCCAACATGACTGCAGCCACCTCCATGAACATGTCCTACGCCAACACGGGCATGAGCCCTTCACTCGCTGGCATGTCCCCAGGTGCGGGGGCCATGGCCGGCATGGGCTCGGCCGGTGTGGCAGGGATGGGTGCCCACCTGAGCCCCAGCATGAGCCCCATGGGAGGCCAAGCGGGCTCAATGAACGCCCTGGCCCCCTACACCAACATGAATTCCATGAGCCCCATCTACGGGCAGTCCAACCTCAACCGTTCGCGGGACCCCAAGACGTACCGGCGGAGCTACACGCACGCCAAGCCCCCCTACTCCTACATCTCGCTCATCACCATGGCCATCCAACAGTCTCCCAACAAGATGCTGACGCTGAGCGAGATCTACCAGTGGATCATGGACCTCTTCCCCTTCTACCGCCAGAACCAGCAGCGTTGGCAGAACAGCATCCGCCACTCGCTTTCCTTCAACGACTGCTTCCTCAAGGTGCCCCGCTCCCCGGACAAGCCGGGCAAAGGCTCCTTCTGGACGCTGCACCCCGACTCGGGCAACATGTTTGAGAATGGCTGCTACCTGCGGCGCCAGAAGCGCTTCAAGTGTGAGAAGCAGCTGGCGACCAAGGACGGCGGTGGGGGCAAGAAGGGGCCGGGGCAGCCCCCCAGCCAGCCACTGGGAGAGGGCAGCTCCTCGGGGGGCTCTGAGGGCTCGGCAGGCGCCGAGTCACCGGCGAGCGCCTCGCCGTGCCGGGACCACAAGCGCGCCCTGGCCGAGCTGAAGGGTGCAGCGGCGGGGCCGAGCCCCGGGGAGCCGTCGGCGGCCTCTCCGGCTCAGCACCTGCTGGCCCCGCCGCACGCCGGGCTGCCCCACGACGCCCACCTCAAGCCCGAGCACCACTACGCCTTCAACCACCCCTTCTCCATCAACAACCTGATGTCGTCCTccgagcagcagcaccaccaccacccgcaccaccaccaccacccctcGCACAAAATGGACCTCAAGGCCTACGAGCAGGTGATGCACTACTCGGGCTACGCCTCGCCCGTGCCCGCCAGCCTGGCCATGGGGCCCGTAACGAACAAAAACCCATTGGAGTCCTCCCCTTTGGCCGGAGAGACTTCTTACTACCAAGGTGTGTATTCCCGGCCCATCATGAACTCCTCCTAA